In the Candidatus Electrothrix rattekaaiensis genome, one interval contains:
- the ilvY gene encoding HTH-type transcriptional activator IlvY, giving the protein MNIETLHIFQHLAQSLHFGRTSRACNISPSALTRTVQRLETELGEQLFLRDNRSVSLTRAGEYFREYAKDVLKRREQLQLQLASNQELKGSVSLYCSVTAAYSVLPDIFQRFRKVYPQVHLKLQTGDAADALTRLQNRETDIAIAALPDNLLDRIDFLEIMETPLVFIEPTDYPDTVCRNTHNAQTIDWGRTPFIMPDTGLSRRRVDQWFTENKITPDIYAEVAGNEAIIAMVGLGCGVGVVPLLVLEKSPAREQVKHLEPAPRLAPFSIAMCTMKKKNRSPQVQAFWEIATSTEKDGKKG; this is encoded by the coding sequence ATGAATATTGAAACGTTACATATTTTTCAGCATCTTGCCCAAAGCCTCCATTTCGGCAGAACCAGCCGGGCCTGCAATATTTCTCCGTCAGCCCTGACCAGGACAGTGCAACGCCTGGAAACGGAATTGGGAGAACAGCTGTTTCTCCGTGATAACCGCTCCGTGTCTCTGACCCGAGCAGGTGAATACTTTCGGGAATACGCAAAAGATGTGCTCAAACGACGGGAACAGCTCCAGCTTCAGCTTGCCAGTAATCAGGAACTGAAAGGCTCTGTTTCTTTGTACTGCTCAGTGACTGCGGCATATTCTGTGCTCCCGGATATCTTTCAGCGTTTCAGAAAAGTGTACCCGCAGGTCCATCTTAAACTCCAGACCGGTGATGCCGCTGATGCGCTGACCCGTCTGCAAAACAGGGAAACGGATATTGCAATTGCGGCCCTGCCGGATAATTTACTGGACCGGATCGACTTTTTGGAAATAATGGAAACCCCGTTGGTGTTTATTGAACCGACTGATTACCCGGACACTGTTTGTCGCAACACCCATAATGCGCAAACGATTGACTGGGGGCGCACCCCGTTTATCATGCCGGATACAGGACTCAGCCGACGGCGAGTTGACCAATGGTTTACTGAAAACAAAATAACTCCTGATATATACGCTGAGGTTGCCGGAAATGAAGCGATTATCGCAATGGTCGGCCTTGGCTGCGGGGTGGGAGTTGTGCCGTTGCTCGTTCTGGAAAAGAGCCCAGCACGGGAACAGGTAAAACATCTGGAACCCGCCCCTCGGTTGGCCCCGTTCTCCATTGCAATGTGTACTATGAAGAAAAAAAATCGTTCTCCGCAGGTTCAAGCGTTTTGGGAGATTGCAACATCAACAGAGAAAGATGGTAAGAAAGGATAA
- the ilvC gene encoding ketol-acid reductoisomerase encodes MANYFNTLPLRLQLEELGQCRFMDASEFNGVEALKGKKIVIVGCGAQGLNQGLNLRDSGLDVSYTLREAAIKEQRQSWKNATENDFKVGSYEEMLPDADLVINLTPDKQHSNVIETVMPFMKKNSCLSYSHGFNIVEEGMQIREDITVVMVAPKSPGTEVREEYKRGFGVPTLLAVHRENDPQGIGWDVAKAYACGTGGDRAGCLESSFVAEVKSDLMGEQTILCGMLQTGSLLCFEKMVEQGIDAAYAVKFIQNGWETITEALKHGGITNMMDRLSNPAKIRANELAEELSQIMAPLFHKHMDDIMSGHFSTTMMEDWAKDDADLLNWRKETGETDFEKIEAADVAIAEQEYFDKGILMVAMVKAGVELAFDTMVFAGIKEESAYYESLHELPLIANLITRKKLYEMNVVISDTAEYGCYLFNHAAYPLLQDFMKTVNTDVIGKGLDVKDNGVSNVELIEVNESIRYTGVEIIGEELRSYMGAMKPII; translated from the coding sequence ATGGCGAATTATTTTAATACCCTGCCCCTGCGCCTCCAGCTCGAAGAGCTGGGTCAATGCCGTTTCATGGATGCCTCGGAGTTCAACGGAGTGGAAGCCCTGAAAGGCAAGAAGATTGTTATTGTCGGCTGTGGTGCCCAGGGCCTGAACCAGGGCCTGAACCTGCGTGATTCTGGTCTGGACGTTTCCTACACCCTGCGTGAGGCGGCCATTAAGGAGCAGCGCCAGTCCTGGAAAAACGCCACAGAGAACGACTTCAAGGTGGGCAGCTACGAGGAAATGCTCCCGGATGCTGATCTGGTCATTAACCTGACCCCGGACAAGCAGCACTCCAACGTCATTGAGACGGTTATGCCTTTCATGAAAAAGAATTCCTGCCTGTCCTACTCGCACGGTTTTAATATCGTTGAAGAGGGGATGCAGATCCGCGAGGATATCACGGTTGTTATGGTGGCACCGAAATCTCCCGGAACCGAAGTCCGCGAGGAGTACAAACGCGGTTTTGGTGTTCCGACCCTGTTGGCTGTTCATCGCGAAAACGATCCCCAGGGTATCGGCTGGGATGTTGCCAAAGCCTATGCCTGCGGTACTGGCGGTGATCGGGCTGGTTGCCTGGAATCCTCCTTTGTTGCAGAGGTCAAGTCTGACCTGATGGGGGAGCAGACCATTCTTTGCGGAATGCTGCAAACCGGTTCTTTGCTTTGCTTTGAAAAGATGGTTGAGCAGGGCATTGATGCAGCCTACGCAGTGAAATTTATCCAGAACGGCTGGGAGACCATTACCGAGGCCCTCAAACACGGCGGTATCACCAATATGATGGATCGGCTCTCCAACCCAGCAAAAATTCGCGCCAATGAGCTGGCTGAAGAATTGAGCCAAATCATGGCACCACTTTTTCATAAGCATATGGATGACATCATGTCCGGACATTTTTCCACAACCATGATGGAAGACTGGGCCAAGGATGATGCTGATTTGTTGAACTGGCGCAAAGAAACCGGTGAGACTGATTTCGAGAAGATTGAAGCAGCTGATGTTGCCATTGCTGAGCAGGAGTACTTTGACAAGGGCATCCTGATGGTGGCTATGGTCAAGGCGGGTGTGGAACTGGCCTTTGACACGATGGTTTTCGCAGGTATTAAGGAGGAGTCAGCGTATTACGAGTCCTTGCATGAGCTGCCGTTGATCGCCAACCTGATCACTCGGAAGAAGCTCTACGAGATGAACGTGGTTATCTCCGATACTGCGGAGTACGGCTGCTATCTGTTCAATCATGCGGCCTATCCGCTGTTGCAGGATTTTATGAAGACCGTGAACACTGATGTTATCGGCAAGGGGCTGGATGTGAAGGATAACGGGGTCAGCAATGTGGAGCTGATTGAGGTCAATGAGTCTATCCGTTACACTGGCGTGGAGATCATTGGTGAGGAATTGCGCTCATACATGGGTGCTATGAAGCCGATTATCTAA
- a CDS encoding retron system putative HNH endonuclease, with translation MRVIKKSKELDDFSRWKKRNKRAGWSDFTGGSEYREIKEQLTAEQLGICCYCEVMLTEHDCHIEHLQPKSIYPQKMFAYENLLASCSRKESCGHKKGKWYSSDMVSPLDEDCEKRFTYTLDGRIMPSDKEDTSASETIKQLGLNCPKLKDQRKSIILALDNGGNGPEPKYLQTVAAEILKRERAWPFGFYTVLLFLAELHEIPIPQ, from the coding sequence ATGAGGGTCATCAAGAAAAGCAAGGAGCTCGATGATTTTAGCCGATGGAAAAAACGGAATAAGAGAGCGGGCTGGAGCGATTTTACAGGCGGTTCAGAATACAGAGAAATTAAAGAGCAGCTAACAGCTGAACAGCTTGGGATATGCTGCTATTGTGAAGTGATGCTGACGGAGCATGATTGCCACATTGAACATCTGCAACCCAAAAGTATTTATCCGCAGAAAATGTTTGCTTACGAGAATCTTTTGGCTTCCTGCAGTCGGAAAGAGAGCTGTGGACATAAAAAGGGAAAATGGTATAGCTCTGATATGGTCTCACCGCTGGATGAAGATTGTGAAAAACGTTTCACCTATACCCTTGACGGTCGGATAATGCCCTCGGATAAAGAAGATACCTCGGCCTCGGAGACCATCAAGCAACTGGGTTTAAACTGTCCCAAACTGAAAGACCAACGAAAAAGTATCATCTTGGCCTTAGACAATGGAGGAAACGGCCCGGAGCCAAAATATCTGCAAACAGTTGCCGCAGAAATTTTGAAGAGGGAAAGGGCTTGGCCGTTTGGGTTTTACACCGTCCTCTTATTTCTAGCAGAATTGCATGAAATCCCGATTCCGCAATAA
- a CDS encoding AAA family ATPase, giving the protein MKIQRLEIENFRGIREMLIDFHPRLNVFAGKNGVGKTTVLEALSKALGVARLHHVTGNERHNLESNAIIYQNHIQINKKQANIRLQLSFREKTVSTSVSSNPEKITSDLFTYFPEADVNLPYKAFAEDRTTIAGIWSPTEKTRNSIAEIDPWIGAIVDDATQYSHYFNWISEREALENNKLRRFLDSGKVFGRDDFERDNILQHVKTAIEEITGFAGLFHDRELYEFTLRKNFGAEEKTLLFYQLSSGEKHLIAFVVALAVSLARSFPEAENPLHGEAVFLIDAIELHLHPSWQREIIPKLLHSFPNCQFIMTTHSPQVLGNIKPESIFLLKREDDEIICEQPDESYGMTMDRVLELVMDEESRPNRKVREEIESLFEHISREEFDKASDLINTLKQDIPTDPDVIRAEMLLHRKGLSL; this is encoded by the coding sequence ATGAAAATACAACGACTTGAAATTGAAAACTTTCGGGGCATCCGAGAGATGCTGATTGATTTTCACCCCCGGTTGAATGTGTTTGCTGGAAAAAACGGGGTCGGTAAAACAACCGTTTTGGAAGCATTGAGCAAAGCACTTGGTGTTGCCCGTCTGCATCACGTTACAGGCAACGAACGTCATAATTTGGAAAGCAATGCGATCATCTATCAAAACCATATTCAAATCAATAAAAAACAAGCTAACATCCGCCTGCAATTATCTTTCAGAGAAAAAACTGTTTCAACAAGCGTAAGCAGCAACCCAGAAAAAATTACTTCGGATCTTTTCACCTACTTTCCTGAGGCGGATGTTAATCTTCCTTACAAAGCATTCGCAGAAGATCGGACCACAATTGCCGGAATTTGGTCTCCGACTGAAAAAACAAGAAACAGTATTGCAGAAATAGATCCATGGATAGGGGCTATCGTTGATGATGCGACTCAATATAGCCATTATTTCAATTGGATTTCAGAACGGGAAGCATTAGAAAACAATAAGCTCAGGAGATTTCTTGATAGCGGGAAAGTATTCGGCAGAGATGATTTTGAACGGGATAATATCCTCCAGCATGTGAAAACAGCCATTGAGGAAATTACAGGTTTTGCCGGGTTGTTTCATGACAGAGAACTCTATGAGTTTACCCTCCGAAAAAATTTTGGTGCAGAAGAAAAAACGCTCCTTTTTTATCAACTCTCTTCAGGTGAAAAACACTTAATTGCTTTTGTAGTCGCACTTGCAGTTTCTCTCGCACGTTCTTTTCCTGAAGCTGAGAATCCACTACACGGGGAAGCTGTTTTTCTAATAGATGCTATCGAACTCCATCTGCATCCTTCCTGGCAACGAGAGATTATCCCTAAGCTTCTGCACTCCTTTCCGAACTGCCAGTTTATCATGACAACCCACTCACCGCAGGTACTTGGCAATATCAAGCCAGAGTCAATTTTCCTCCTGAAACGGGAGGATGATGAGATTATCTGTGAACAACCAGATGAAAGCTACGGGATGACAATGGATCGGGTGCTGGAATTGGTCATGGATGAGGAGTCCCGCCCAAACCGGAAAGTCCGAGAAGAGATTGAGAGCCTTTTTGAGCATATCAGCAGAGAGGAGTTCGACAAGGCTTCTGACCTGATCAATACCCTGAAACAGGACATCCCCACTGACCCCGATGTGATACGGGCTGAAATGCTGCTTCACAGGAAGGGACTGTCTTTATGA
- a CDS encoding dual CXXC motif small (seleno)protein, with protein sequence MQCKKCDGKLEVHRQCRRVRLKCRKCQREYQIHEVAADLDTETEELLERYTCIIYD encoded by the coding sequence ATGCAATGCAAAAAATGTGACGGTAAACTGGAAGTACACCGGCAATGTCGTCGGGTACGATTGAAATGCCGAAAATGTCAGCGGGAATACCAGATCCACGAGGTGGCAGCGGATCTGGATACGGAAACCGAGGAGCTGCTTGAACGGTATACCTGCATTATTTACGACTGA
- the pyrE gene encoding orotate phosphoribosyltransferase translates to MNTADERKRLKELLLEKSYRQGTFTLTSGKTSDFYIDGKQTTLDAEGGYLCGRLLFELIKDAPAKISSVGGMTLGADPLVTAVSVVSYLDGNPIPAFIVRKEAKGHGTGNYIEGKNNLEPGSYVALVEDVVTTGGTLIKVIERVENEGFKVGLVVTVVDREEGGAEVLAQAGYPLQSVFTRTELIG, encoded by the coding sequence ATGAATACAGCGGACGAACGAAAACGACTAAAAGAACTGCTCCTTGAGAAATCATATCGTCAGGGAACCTTCACCCTGACATCAGGCAAAACGTCAGATTTTTACATTGACGGTAAGCAAACCACTCTGGATGCCGAGGGTGGCTATCTCTGCGGGCGGCTCCTCTTTGAGCTGATCAAAGATGCACCTGCGAAAATTAGCAGTGTCGGCGGCATGACCTTGGGAGCAGATCCCTTGGTGACCGCAGTCTCGGTTGTCAGTTATCTGGATGGCAATCCCATTCCCGCCTTTATTGTCCGCAAAGAGGCCAAGGGGCATGGCACGGGCAATTACATCGAAGGAAAAAACAACCTGGAGCCGGGAAGCTATGTTGCGCTGGTTGAGGATGTGGTGACCACGGGCGGCACTCTGATCAAGGTGATTGAGCGGGTGGAAAACGAAGGTTTTAAAGTCGGTCTGGTCGTGACGGTGGTTGATCGTGAGGAAGGCGGTGCCGAGGTTCTTGCTCAGGCCGGTTATCCCTTACAATCCGTTTTCACCAGAACAGAGCTTATCGGTTAA
- a CDS encoding NUDIX domain-containing protein, with protein MMSNTEKKTTGCDSTKNVREKAGVVAYKYTDNETDNKTDNHQEPLVLLVSARKVKGSWVFPVGGIDPGETPEIAAARECKEESGYCVEIGKKLPPIESCESCGGKQPARFTFFLATVSGEKKTWETDRSREWVPLSQAKDRLPSSFHSVAEEAARCLAAQ; from the coding sequence ATGATGAGTAATACAGAGAAGAAAACGACAGGGTGCGACAGCACGAAAAACGTGCGGGAAAAGGCGGGCGTTGTTGCCTATAAATATACTGACAACGAGACCGACAACAAGACGGACAACCATCAGGAGCCGTTGGTGCTGCTCGTCTCGGCCCGCAAAGTAAAAGGTTCATGGGTGTTTCCGGTCGGCGGCATTGATCCCGGAGAAACCCCGGAAATTGCCGCCGCCCGGGAATGCAAAGAGGAATCCGGCTACTGTGTCGAGATCGGTAAAAAGCTGCCCCCGATAGAATCGTGCGAATCATGCGGCGGCAAACAACCAGCCCGTTTCACTTTCTTTCTGGCCACGGTATCGGGAGAAAAAAAGACCTGGGAAACCGACAGAAGCAGGGAATGGGTACCTCTTTCTCAAGCCAAAGACCGACTGCCCTCCTCTTTTCACAGCGTGGCGGAAGAAGCGGCCCGCTGTCTTGCAGCGCAGTAA
- the glmS gene encoding glutamine--fructose-6-phosphate transaminase (isomerizing) yields MCGIVGYTGNRKVIPVLLEGLRRLEYRGYDSAGLVYQYQDALVKFRAAGKLINLEKVVDEHIGADAHTGLGHTRWATHGAPTEDNAHPHSDCTGELVVVHNGIIENYGQLKQELVADGHRFSSETDTEVLAHLIEKYLEDDLVAAVRTALARVEGSYALGVMWLKDPGRLVAARNQSPLVMGVDADACYLASDIPALLPYTKDVIFLDDHELAVLEKGSYTIMGIESGQEITKEVKTINWNAAMAEKAGYKHFMLKEIYEQPQAILNTVSGRIIPDTGRIDIPEIGLSDEELRKIERIALVACGTSWHAALVAKYWIERWAGIPVDVDIASEFRYRRLLLNERVLTVSISQSGETADTLAGIRLAASLGSRVVTICNVVGSTMTREADGVIYTHAGPEIGVASTKAFTSQLSALFLFTLYLGQVRQTIDQDKLKELGAALIDVAAVIDATLPVMQEQIREMIEGYYDAKDFLFVGRGLNFPIALEGALKLKEISYIHAEGYAAGELKHGPIALIDKDMPVMALVPQDAVYQKTISNVEEIRARQGRLLLIGTEGDEHLAELTDDVLYLPRVHEELNPLLYTIPAQLLAYEVANRRGCDVDQPRNLAKSVTVE; encoded by the coding sequence ATGTGTGGAATAGTCGGTTATACCGGAAATCGAAAAGTCATCCCGGTTTTGCTGGAAGGGTTGCGTCGTCTGGAGTATCGGGGATACGACTCAGCCGGTCTTGTGTATCAATATCAGGATGCCTTGGTCAAATTCCGGGCTGCGGGAAAACTGATCAATCTGGAAAAAGTGGTTGATGAACATATCGGGGCTGATGCTCATACCGGTCTGGGGCATACTCGCTGGGCCACCCACGGCGCACCCACGGAAGATAATGCCCATCCTCATTCCGACTGCACCGGCGAATTAGTGGTGGTGCATAACGGGATTATTGAAAATTACGGTCAGCTCAAGCAGGAGCTTGTCGCGGACGGGCATCGCTTTTCCTCGGAAACGGACACCGAGGTGTTGGCTCATCTGATTGAAAAATATCTTGAAGATGATCTGGTGGCTGCCGTGCGCACAGCTTTGGCGCGGGTCGAGGGTTCCTATGCGCTCGGTGTGATGTGGTTGAAAGATCCGGGCAGACTCGTTGCGGCCCGTAACCAAAGTCCCCTGGTCATGGGCGTTGACGCTGATGCCTGCTATCTGGCTTCGGATATTCCGGCCCTGCTGCCCTATACCAAGGATGTTATCTTTCTTGATGATCATGAATTGGCTGTGCTGGAAAAAGGTTCCTACACCATCATGGGGATTGAGAGCGGCCAGGAGATAACCAAGGAAGTTAAAACGATTAATTGGAATGCGGCTATGGCCGAGAAAGCCGGTTATAAGCATTTCATGCTCAAAGAGATCTATGAGCAGCCCCAGGCGATTCTCAATACGGTGAGCGGCAGAATTATCCCGGATACAGGAAGAATTGATATCCCGGAGATCGGTCTTTCTGACGAGGAATTACGAAAAATCGAGCGGATTGCCTTGGTGGCCTGCGGAACGTCCTGGCATGCGGCCCTGGTGGCCAAGTATTGGATTGAACGATGGGCAGGCATTCCTGTGGATGTGGATATCGCCTCGGAATTCCGTTACCGCCGCCTCCTGCTTAATGAACGGGTTCTGACTGTTTCCATTTCCCAATCAGGGGAAACAGCAGACACTCTGGCAGGTATTCGCTTGGCGGCCTCGCTGGGTTCCAGGGTGGTGACTATCTGTAATGTGGTCGGCTCCACCATGACTCGGGAGGCAGACGGGGTGATCTACACCCATGCCGGTCCTGAGATCGGGGTGGCTTCCACCAAGGCATTTACCAGTCAGCTATCCGCTCTGTTCCTGTTTACCCTGTATCTCGGGCAGGTGCGACAGACCATTGATCAGGACAAGCTCAAAGAGCTGGGAGCCGCTCTCATTGATGTTGCCGCAGTTATTGACGCAACCCTGCCGGTCATGCAGGAGCAGATCCGGGAGATGATTGAGGGCTATTATGATGCCAAGGATTTCCTCTTTGTCGGGCGGGGACTGAACTTTCCCATTGCCCTGGAAGGTGCTCTGAAATTAAAGGAGATTTCCTATATCCATGCGGAAGGCTATGCTGCCGGTGAACTGAAACACGGCCCTATCGCTTTGATTGACAAGGATATGCCGGTCATGGCTCTGGTCCCGCAGGACGCAGTGTATCAGAAAACTATCTCCAATGTGGAAGAAATTCGGGCACGCCAAGGGCGATTGCTGCTGATCGGTACCGAGGGTGATGAACATCTTGCGGAACTGACCGATGATGTTCTCTATCTGCCCAGGGTGCATGAGGAACTGAATCCTCTGCTCTATACTATCCCGGCCCAGCTCCTCGCTTATGAAGTCGCCAATCGGCGCGGTTGCGATGTTGATCAGCCGAGAAATTTGGCTAAGAGTGTGACTGTGGAGTAG
- the recJ gene encoding single-stranded-DNA-specific exonuclease RecJ, with translation MNTTAPPYILPQPMTPSEAACSRKLAKDLRLPDVVADLLCRRGLTNPEEAAPFLSPQLAELPSPAALKGLDVAVDILAETIQAGQPVVIHGDYDVDGITATVLLTDFLAKLDVKAIWHLPNRLTDDYGLTMKSVAALAEKVRMPALLITVDCGITSADEVAYAQKLGFRVIITDHHQPPSDSARMPQADAVINPRQQDCEFSYKGLSGVGVAFFLIMALRRRLVEEGVWTQETMPNLRDFLDLVALGTVADVMQLTGVNRILVRAGLEVIGERGRPGIRALCKATGTGQGMITAENIAFQLAPRINAAGRLGNPALAADLLLSTGNTATELAKELEQANLLRRELEAAVLDEAVRQAEQQLEQGMESLVLYGRNWHLGVIGIIASRMVDRFQLPSLVFTGETPLYPAEEGEVAVVKGSGRSVPGLDLHRALELCQEQILRFGGHAMAAGLTVRQDTFAAFRALFDQQIQQMERDEQQQGMLVDALLDDGQNCRELLRGLQLMEPFGEGNPEPVFLAQNVQLEDVHCLREHLKFSLRLNGTRLSGIGFFMAEQHAPAVAGKVDLGFRLKESCFRGKKRLDVHAVAVRPAGESGDSR, from the coding sequence TTGAATACCACCGCCCCCCCCTACATCCTGCCCCAGCCCATGACGCCTTCCGAGGCCGCATGCAGCCGTAAGCTGGCCAAGGATCTCCGCCTGCCTGATGTCGTTGCCGACCTTCTCTGCCGACGCGGGCTGACAAACCCGGAGGAAGCAGCTCCCTTTCTCTCGCCTCAGCTGGCTGAGCTGCCCTCACCCGCAGCCCTCAAAGGACTGGATGTCGCTGTTGATATTCTGGCCGAGACCATCCAGGCTGGGCAGCCGGTGGTTATCCACGGGGATTACGATGTGGACGGCATCACCGCCACCGTATTGCTGACCGATTTTCTGGCCAAGCTTGACGTCAAGGCAATCTGGCATTTGCCCAACCGGTTGACCGATGATTACGGCCTGACCATGAAATCCGTGGCAGCCTTGGCGGAAAAGGTGCGCATGCCTGCCCTCCTGATCACTGTGGATTGCGGTATCACCAGTGCGGACGAGGTGGCTTATGCCCAGAAACTGGGTTTCCGGGTGATTATCACGGATCACCATCAGCCGCCCAGCGATTCAGCCAGAATGCCCCAAGCCGACGCTGTCATCAATCCTCGCCAGCAAGATTGTGAGTTCTCCTATAAGGGTTTATCCGGGGTTGGAGTGGCCTTTTTTTTGATTATGGCCCTGCGACGTAGGTTGGTGGAAGAAGGCGTGTGGACTCAGGAGACCATGCCCAATCTGCGTGATTTTCTGGATCTGGTGGCCCTAGGTACGGTTGCCGACGTGATGCAGCTGACCGGGGTGAATCGTATTCTGGTCAGGGCCGGGTTGGAGGTTATCGGCGAGCGCGGCAGGCCCGGTATCCGAGCCTTGTGCAAAGCCACCGGAACAGGGCAGGGCATGATCACAGCGGAAAATATTGCTTTTCAGTTGGCCCCGAGAATCAATGCGGCAGGTCGATTAGGCAATCCTGCGTTGGCTGCGGATCTCCTCCTGAGCACAGGAAATACTGCGACCGAGCTGGCAAAAGAACTGGAGCAGGCCAATTTGCTCCGGCGAGAGCTTGAAGCGGCTGTGCTGGACGAGGCGGTGCGTCAGGCTGAGCAGCAGCTTGAGCAGGGCATGGAAAGTCTGGTGCTGTACGGCAGGAATTGGCATTTAGGAGTCATCGGTATTATTGCCTCCCGGATGGTGGATCGCTTTCAGCTACCGTCTTTGGTTTTTACCGGCGAGACTCCGCTGTATCCCGCAGAGGAGGGCGAGGTGGCGGTGGTTAAGGGATCAGGTCGTTCCGTGCCCGGACTGGATCTCCACCGGGCTCTTGAGCTTTGCCAAGAGCAGATTCTCCGTTTTGGTGGCCATGCTATGGCAGCCGGACTCACGGTACGACAGGATACCTTTGCCGCCTTTCGTGCCCTATTTGACCAGCAAATTCAGCAAATGGAGCGTGATGAGCAGCAACAGGGCATGTTGGTTGATGCCCTGCTGGATGATGGGCAGAATTGTCGAGAACTCCTGCGGGGATTGCAGCTCATGGAGCCTTTTGGTGAGGGCAACCCGGAGCCGGTTTTTCTTGCACAGAATGTTCAGCTGGAGGACGTCCATTGCCTGCGCGAACATCTCAAGTTTTCGCTCCGCCTCAACGGCACTCGGCTCAGCGGAATTGGTTTTTTTATGGCAGAGCAGCATGCTCCAGCTGTTGCAGGAAAAGTGGATTTGGGTTTTCGTCTGAAGGAATCCTGCTTTCGGGGGAAAAAACGGCTTGATGTACATGCTGTTGCTGTCAGACCAGCGGGTGAGAGTGGCGATTCTCGTTGA
- a CDS encoding glutaminyl-peptide cyclotransferase, whose protein sequence is MRIFLSFLTCLSCLPLLFGASSVSGETQISRPEQYTYTLIQQYPHDSKAFTQGLVWDEGEMYEGTGLYGRSSLRSVDLKTGLVNRERRYRRKYFAEGITVFQGRIYQLTWKSRRVFLFDKDKFSVIRSWPYPREGWGITHNGKELIVSDGTASLYFLDPETLEEKRRILVQDDQGEVARLNELEYVRGAIYANVWQTDRIAIIRPEDGVVSGWLDLSELSARVQSIWKGKTDVLNGIMYDSVNDRLFVTGKLWPSLFEIQVVPKEGP, encoded by the coding sequence ATGCGGATTTTTTTAAGTTTTCTAACTTGTCTAAGTTGTCTTCCGTTGTTGTTCGGAGCAAGCTCAGTCAGCGGCGAAACGCAGATTTCTCGTCCAGAGCAATACACCTATACTCTGATTCAGCAATACCCGCATGATTCCAAGGCGTTTACCCAGGGGCTGGTCTGGGATGAGGGGGAAATGTACGAGGGAACCGGGCTCTATGGACGCTCCTCTTTGCGGTCAGTGGATCTGAAAACTGGGCTGGTGAATAGGGAGCGGAGGTACAGGCGGAAATATTTTGCAGAAGGGATAACGGTTTTTCAAGGGCGGATTTATCAGCTGACCTGGAAAAGCAGACGAGTCTTCCTGTTTGATAAAGACAAATTTTCTGTGATCAGATCTTGGCCGTACCCTCGTGAAGGCTGGGGGATCACCCATAACGGCAAAGAGCTCATTGTCAGCGACGGCACAGCCTCACTGTATTTTCTTGATCCAGAAACCCTAGAGGAAAAGCGGCGCATCCTCGTCCAGGATGATCAGGGAGAGGTTGCTAGGTTGAATGAGCTGGAATATGTCCGAGGAGCCATCTATGCCAATGTCTGGCAGACAGATCGGATTGCGATTATTCGCCCGGAGGACGGCGTAGTCTCTGGTTGGCTTGATCTGAGTGAGCTTTCAGCTCGGGTGCAGAGTATTTGGAAAGGAAAAACCGATGTGCTTAACGGGATTATGTATGATTCGGTGAATGATCGTCTTTTTGTGACCGGGAAATTATGGCCCTCATTGTTTGAGATTCAGGTGGTGCCCAAGGAGGGGCCTTGA